The genomic segment GGTCACCTGCAGGTCCTGGCCCTTCTTGTAGCCCCAGTGGGAGGCGATGCCCTCCTCGGCCACGCGGTGCATGTCCTGGGTACGGATCTGAATCTCGATCCGCTGCGCGTTGGGGCCGATGACCGTGGTGTGCAGCGACTGGTACATGTTGGCCTTGGGAAGCGCGATGTAGTCCTTGAACCGGCCCGGTACCGGCCGCCACTTGGAGTGGACCACGCCCAGGGCCTCGTAACACTCGCGCTGGGTGTCGACCAGCACCCGGAACCCCACGAGGTCGTACACCTGGCTGAAGTCCAGGCTCTGGTTCTCCATCTTGCGGAAGATGCTGAAAAAGTGCTTGGGCCGTCCGCTCACCTCGCCGTCGATGCCCTCTTCGGCAAGGGCCTTGCTCATCCGCGATATGACGTCGTTGGTGTATTTCTCCCGGTATTTTTTCTTCTGCGCCACGTTGTGCTTCAACTCGGCGTAGACCTCCGGGCGCAGGTACTTGAGCGCCAGGTCCTCGAGCTCGCTCTTGATCCAGTAAATCCCCAGGCGGTGCGCGATGGGCGCATAGATGTCCAGCGTTTCCTGGGCGATGCGCCGCTGCTTGTCGTCGGGGAGGTACTGCAGCGTGCGCATGTTGTGGGTACGGTCGGCCAGCTTGATGAGGACCACGCGGATGTCCTTGGCCATGGCCAGGATCATCTTGCGGAAGTTCTCGGCCTGTTTTTCCTCGCGGCTGTTGAAGTTGACCTGGCTCAGCTTGGTGACGCCGTCCACCAGCGCGGCGACCTCCGGGCCGAACTGCTCCTCGATCTGCGGCAGGGTGGCCAGGGTATCCTCGACGGTATCGTGCAGCATGCCGCCGATGATGCTGGAAAGATCCAGCTTCAGGTCCGCCAGTATTCCCGCCACGGCAACGGGATGCGTCACGTAGGGTTCCCCGGACAGGCGCTTCTGGCCCTCGTGCACCTTCGCGGTGAAGCGGTACGCCTCGCGCAGCGGCTCCACGTCCACCGCGGGCTGGTACTGCAACACCCTTTCGACCAGCTCGCCGGCGGGGCCCTGGCCGGCCGCGCCACGGGCACGGCGGCGGGGCCTTACCCCGGCTTCCGTTTCGGAATGAACCTGCAAACCTTCACCCTTTCGGCCGCGATGATGGCGGCCAGCCGCGCTACCGCATCGTCGACGTCGCGGTTCACGATGAAATAATCATACCCTTCTATTTCCTGAATTTCATGCCGCGCCCGCTGCCAGCGCTGGTGGATGGTCTTGCGCGCGTCCGTGCCTCGCGCCGCCAGCCGGCGGCGCAACTCGTCCAGCGACGGCGGCAGGACGAAGATGGCGACGGCGCCTTGAAAATGCCGCTTGATCTGGCGCGCTCCCTGCACGTCGATGTCCAGCAGCACGTCCTGTCCCTTTCGGAGCCGGCTTTCCAGCATGCGCCGCGGCGTGCCGTAGAGGCTTCCGTGCACCTCGGCCCACTCCGCGAACTCATCCGCGTCAAGCATCCGCCTGAACGCCCGCTCCGACACGAAGTGGTAGTCCTCGCCCGGGGTCTCGCCGGTGCGTGGCGCACGGGTGGTGCAGGACACCGACAGGCACATCTCGGGGTGGACGTCCAACACCCGCCGCGTCAACGTCGTCTTGCCCGCGCCCGACGGCGCCGACACGATGAAGACGGTGCCCGGACGGCGCTTGATGAAGCTGCGGATCGAGACCGTCATTCCACGTTCTGCACCTGCTCGCGGATCTTCTCCACGCCTTCCTTCCCCACCA from the Deltaproteobacteria bacterium genome contains:
- the gmk gene encoding guanylate kinase, giving the protein MTVSIRSFIKRRPGTVFIVSAPSGAGKTTLTRRVLDVHPEMCLSVSCTTRAPRTGETPGEDYHFVSERAFRRMLDADEFAEWAEVHGSLYGTPRRMLESRLRKGQDVLLDIDVQGARQIKRHFQGAVAIFVLPPSLDELRRRLAARGTDARKTIHQRWQRARHEIQEIEGYDYFIVNRDVDDAVARLAAIIAAERVKVCRFIPKRKPG